One segment of Pseudomonas asgharzadehiana DNA contains the following:
- a CDS encoding TIGR03747 family integrating conjugative element membrane protein, whose translation MATSVQNTPPQPIQRPGLIVSVIGLVLRIIGLLIASLLFSILIEWAGLLLFWGNQGWRHSQAMLSSELGWLSEHFTSSLIIQQPGQTIVQWLDFLQQWLLVKTGFTDFAQQARASSQDNGFWSGLNQLYVSIEDFVLAAVYVTFTFVVRLTILVLATPLLLLAMFTGIIDGLMRRDLRKFGAGRESSFVYHRAKRAVIPLLIVPWILYLSLPFSLNPMAVLLPCAVMLGVAMAITTATFKKYL comes from the coding sequence ATGGCGACTTCCGTACAGAACACGCCGCCACAACCGATCCAGCGCCCGGGATTGATCGTCTCGGTTATTGGCTTGGTCTTACGCATTATCGGTTTGCTGATCGCCTCGTTGCTGTTCTCGATACTCATCGAGTGGGCCGGTCTGCTGCTGTTCTGGGGTAATCAAGGCTGGCGACACAGTCAGGCGATGCTGAGCAGCGAACTGGGCTGGCTCAGTGAGCACTTCACATCCTCACTGATTATCCAACAGCCTGGACAGACGATTGTCCAGTGGCTGGATTTCCTCCAGCAGTGGTTACTGGTCAAGACCGGTTTTACGGATTTCGCCCAGCAGGCGCGGGCGTCGAGCCAGGACAACGGTTTCTGGAGCGGGCTCAATCAGCTGTATGTGAGCATCGAGGATTTTGTACTGGCGGCGGTGTATGTCACTTTCACTTTCGTGGTGCGCCTGACCATTCTGGTCTTGGCGACCCCCTTGCTTCTGCTGGCCATGTTCACCGGCATTATCGATGGTTTGATGCGCCGCGACCTGCGTAAATTCGGCGCTGGGCGCGAAAGCAGCTTTGTCTATCATCGGGCCAAGCGAGCGGTCATCCCACTGCTGATCGTGCCCTGGATCCTTTACCTGTCCCTACCCTTTTCGCTCAACCCAATGGCGGTACTTCTGCCTTGCGCCGTGATGCTCGGGGTCGCCATGGCCATCACGACGGCGACATTCAAAAAATATCTCTGA
- the traD gene encoding type IV conjugative transfer system coupling protein TraD encodes MAEHAMESKLRPAVELYTVAICVAAAVLCVYSPWAVALSPEIGLIAALAYALFGLIRLRQAWEVLRYRRNIRRLPRYELTSRQIPVSRKRLFMGRGFRWTRLHTQRLVEAQDPAVAHYVDQPTRYRLARGLERRLEHAPFPLSTLARVTAWDSAFNPLRPLPPVGGSPLLHGVEPDETEVSLPLGERVGHTLVLGTTRVGKTRLAEVYITQDIHRVEHEVVIVFDPKGDADLLKRMYVEAKRAGREKEFYVFHLGWPEISARYNAVGRFGRISEVASRIAGQLSGEGNSAAFREFAWRFVNIIARALIELGRRPDYLQIQRHVVNIDALFIEYAQQFFAKTDPKAWEVIVQLEGKLTEKNIPRHMIGREKRVVAIEQYLAVKRVFDPVMDGLRSAVRYDRTYFDKIVASLLPLLEKLTTGKTAQLLAPNYTDLDDPRPIFDWMQIIRKRGIVYVGLDALTDAEVAAAVGNSMFADLVSVAGHIYKHGIDHGLPQSSSSNDKLPINLHADEFNELMGEEFIPLINKGGGAGIQVTAYTQTLSDIEARIGNRAKAGQVIGNFNTVQILRVRETATAELLTKQLPMVNVLTKTLVSGATDTSDPDANTDFTSSSQDRVSSTSVPLIEPAHIVSLPKGQMFSFQAGGLLWKVRMPLPKPSNDDAMPKDLQELTQRMRATYNEQAGQWWSASGGGPTTNFDLDQVR; translated from the coding sequence ATGGCCGAGCATGCGATGGAGTCCAAACTCCGGCCCGCAGTCGAGCTGTATACCGTGGCGATCTGCGTCGCCGCGGCGGTGTTATGCGTGTATTCGCCCTGGGCCGTGGCGCTATCGCCCGAGATCGGTCTGATTGCGGCCCTGGCCTATGCCCTGTTCGGTTTGATCCGCCTCCGACAAGCCTGGGAGGTGTTGCGCTATCGGCGCAATATCCGCCGGCTGCCTCGCTACGAGCTGACCAGCCGGCAGATTCCGGTGAGCCGCAAACGTCTGTTCATGGGCCGAGGCTTTCGCTGGACCCGCCTGCACACCCAGCGCTTGGTCGAGGCCCAGGATCCGGCCGTCGCTCACTACGTCGACCAACCGACCCGTTACCGCCTGGCACGTGGACTCGAACGTCGCCTGGAACATGCACCGTTTCCGCTCTCGACACTGGCCCGGGTCACGGCCTGGGACAGCGCCTTTAATCCGTTGCGCCCTTTACCTCCAGTCGGTGGCTCACCGTTGTTGCATGGGGTTGAGCCGGACGAAACGGAAGTCAGTCTGCCGCTGGGTGAACGAGTCGGACATACCCTCGTGCTGGGCACGACCCGTGTCGGCAAGACGCGGCTCGCCGAGGTGTACATCACCCAGGACATCCATCGCGTCGAACATGAGGTGGTCATTGTCTTCGATCCGAAGGGCGATGCCGACCTGCTCAAGCGCATGTACGTCGAAGCCAAACGCGCCGGTCGGGAGAAAGAGTTTTATGTGTTCCATCTGGGTTGGCCGGAGATCTCCGCCCGCTACAACGCCGTGGGACGTTTCGGACGCATTTCGGAAGTGGCATCGCGTATCGCCGGGCAGCTCAGTGGTGAAGGTAACTCGGCGGCGTTTCGCGAGTTCGCCTGGCGTTTCGTCAACATCATCGCCCGCGCCCTGATCGAGTTGGGCCGACGTCCGGACTACCTGCAAATCCAGCGACATGTGGTCAACATCGACGCGCTGTTCATAGAATACGCCCAGCAGTTTTTCGCCAAGACCGACCCAAAAGCGTGGGAAGTGATTGTCCAGCTTGAAGGCAAGCTGACCGAAAAGAATATTCCCCGGCATATGATAGGACGCGAGAAGCGTGTGGTGGCCATCGAGCAGTATCTGGCGGTGAAGCGGGTATTTGATCCGGTAATGGACGGACTGCGTTCGGCGGTACGATACGACCGTACTTACTTCGACAAAATCGTTGCCTCGCTACTACCGCTGCTGGAGAAACTTACCACCGGCAAGACCGCCCAGTTACTGGCCCCCAACTACACCGATCTGGACGATCCACGGCCAATCTTCGACTGGATGCAGATCATCCGAAAACGCGGCATCGTCTATGTCGGCCTTGATGCACTGACCGACGCCGAGGTGGCCGCCGCGGTGGGCAATTCCATGTTTGCCGACTTGGTGTCGGTCGCGGGACATATCTACAAACATGGAATTGACCATGGCCTGCCGCAATCGAGCAGCAGTAATGACAAGCTACCGATCAACCTACACGCCGATGAGTTCAACGAGTTGATGGGCGAGGAGTTCATACCACTGATCAACAAGGGCGGTGGCGCTGGCATCCAGGTAACCGCCTACACCCAGACCCTCAGCGATATCGAAGCACGTATCGGCAACCGCGCCAAGGCCGGCCAGGTGATCGGCAATTTCAATACCGTGCAGATACTACGCGTGCGTGAAACCGCTACCGCGGAGTTACTCACCAAGCAGTTGCCTATGGTGAATGTACTTACGAAAACGCTGGTGTCCGGTGCCACCGACACCTCCGATCCCGACGCCAACACAGACTTCACTTCGTCTTCGCAGGATCGCGTCAGCAGCACTAGCGTGCCGTTGATCGAGCCCGCTCACATCGTCAGCTTGCCCAAGGGGCAAATGTTCTCCTTCCAGGCCGGTGGGCTGCTCTGGAAAGTCCGCATGCCTTTGCCTAAGCCCTCCAACGATGATGCCATGCCTAAGGACCTTCAGGAGCTTACCCAGCGGATGCGGGCCACCTATAACGAACAGGCGGGCCAATGGTGGAGCGCGAGCGGTGGCGGCCCAACAACCAACTTCGATCTGGATCAGGTGCGGTAG
- a CDS encoding integrating conjugative element protein, whose product MKRIPSAYNFAMLLAAFAQPGLSFAEVQPGGFTRPQFEASRPPINNKTQPARAIHADLSAFADETWILPVRSSHLSPGQITTRTLDMPGLQPFFLVGEDPQSLAWLHQRATELQEMGAAGLAVVVTDTQALARIRAAAPGITILPVNGNDIASRLKIEHYPVLITATSLEQ is encoded by the coding sequence ATGAAACGAATTCCCAGTGCGTATAACTTCGCCATGCTCTTGGCAGCGTTCGCCCAGCCGGGACTGTCGTTTGCAGAAGTTCAGCCTGGCGGTTTCACCCGCCCCCAGTTTGAAGCTTCCAGGCCGCCAATAAACAACAAGACCCAGCCTGCTCGGGCCATACATGCAGACCTATCTGCATTTGCCGATGAAACCTGGATACTGCCCGTGCGCAGCTCTCACTTGAGCCCAGGCCAAATCACAACTCGCACCCTGGACATGCCGGGCTTGCAGCCATTTTTCCTTGTCGGGGAGGATCCCCAATCGTTGGCTTGGCTGCATCAGCGTGCGACTGAACTGCAAGAAATGGGGGCGGCCGGCCTCGCCGTCGTAGTGACCGATACTCAAGCCCTGGCCCGGATTCGAGCAGCCGCGCCGGGCATCACCATCCTGCCGGTCAACGGCAACGACATCGCCTCTCGCCTGAAAATTGAGCACTACCCTGTCTTAATCACAGCCACCTCACTGGAACAGTGA
- a CDS encoding lytic transglycosylase: MATSRLIAIALLLTVHAVRADELPPPAYQLAAHDANVPSTVLFAIALQESGARLRGRLRPWPWTLNIAGSPYRFANRQTACHALLQALARYDAKRVDAGLGQINLGYHGQHFSSPCEALEPYRNLAVTAALLQEHHAVTGDWVSAAGRYHRPAGGTLAARYRAGFARQLERLQVSSKEGTPP, translated from the coding sequence ATGGCAACGTCTCGATTGATTGCTATTGCGCTCCTGCTGACGGTGCACGCCGTCCGGGCAGACGAACTTCCGCCTCCGGCTTATCAACTGGCGGCGCATGACGCCAACGTCCCTTCCACGGTGTTGTTCGCGATTGCCCTGCAGGAGAGTGGTGCCCGTCTCCGTGGTCGGCTGCGGCCCTGGCCCTGGACGCTGAATATTGCCGGTAGCCCTTACCGTTTCGCCAATCGTCAGACCGCCTGTCACGCCTTGCTTCAGGCGCTTGCCCGGTATGACGCCAAGCGGGTCGATGCCGGGCTTGGGCAAATCAACCTGGGTTATCACGGACAGCATTTTTCCAGTCCCTGCGAAGCCCTCGAACCCTACCGCAATCTGGCCGTAACTGCCGCGCTGCTGCAAGAGCATCACGCCGTCACCGGTGATTGGGTGTCAGCTGCTGGCCGATATCACCGCCCGGCAGGAGGAACGCTGGCCGCGCGTTACCGCGCCGGCTTTGCCCGACAACTCGAACGATTGCAGGTTTCCTCTAAAGAGGGCACACCACCATGA